In Fimbriimonadaceae bacterium, the DNA window TTTAGCGATCTTCGGCGATGTGCTTCAGAGGCGGTATGGTGAGGGCCATAAGGATGAAGTTAGGTTGTGGGTCGAACGTTGATACGCGCATTGGAGCGGTAACTCTATCGGATACCAAGACCCGAAACCGACCGCCTGAATCAGTGTCACCTCCCTGAGCATCGACGTCTCGGCGAGGCCTTGCGCCCGCGCGGGCGATAAGAGCCCAAAGGAGCGCACCTGTCGTACGAAAGATCGTCATCAACAAGAGTTATGATTAGTTCTGCCTAAGCCATAAGGCGTTTCTGCGTTTGCGTGAGTTAGGACAGCTGGATGCGCGTAATGAGACCGCGCCCGGGCGCCTACTGGTCACCTGCGGCAGGTTCTCGGGAGCCAAGCCTCAAAAGGTCGTGTCCATTTCGGACGACGTGTCATGGGTCATCGTAAAGGCGAATGGAAGCAAGCATGTCAGCGAACTACATCGCATATGGGCTTGACCTGATGGGGGACAGGGCCAAGCTTCGGGGTTAAACCGGACCGACAAGCTGGATGTGGTTCGGCCCGGAGATGTTCCGCCGTGGGCGAGTCTCCGGGCGTGCTCCGTCCTGAAATCCGCGCTTTACCGTGTCGCGAGTCATCTGCACCACAAGGTCAATACGACCAGGTGAGAAGGGTTGTCACGACGTTCTTGCTGTAGGCATACACGGGAATATTGGAGCCGTTGAGGACTCCCTGATATTGCAGCGCAAGGTTGAGGTTGTGGGGTAATGGCTTGGCGATTTGGCAGAAAATGTCTTGCTCGATATCCCGGCGCGCGGATACTTCTCCGGTATTGTCTAGGAAAATGCCTTGGACATGGTTGTACGCCCGCCAGTGTACTTCGTAGTCGAGTCTGAGGTTGAGGTCATACCAAGGAAGCACAATTTGCACTCCTGCCTGAATTCGATCTCCTGAATAGGCGAAACTGGATCCGCTGGCGGCCTCGACGTCGTGCTGGTACCCCAACCGGAGGATGTACTGATCTTGCCGGAAGCGAAAGGCCTGGAGAACTCCGAGCATGCTGTTGAACGCATCGCGTGATTCCGGGGCAAATCGAAGATCGTTATTGCCGGGCTCCGCGTAGAAGTCCTTTCGCTGATACCGATACAGGAGGGTGGTGAGGTTTTCCATCCGACCGAGTGCCGGCACTGTCACCGCTGGCGGAACGAATGCGGCGGGGAAGGTGAGTGTGTGACGGGAGAGAAATCCCTTTAGCCCGAGAAGCATGTAGTCATAGCTGTATTGCCCGCCGATCTCATAGGGGATGCTTCCCAACGTGCCTCGATAGACGCCGGACAGCGCGCCCAGGTGGTCTTGGATGTCGAAGGCGCCCACGCCGCTGTTGGTGTTCACCGTCTGGTAGTACGAGTAGGCCACCGTCGACTCAATCGGCCCATTGCGATACCAGGAGTAGTCGCCCCTAGCGGAGGTGACGAAGCCCGGGGATTGTGTGGTGCGTGCACGGAGAATCTCCGCAACCACGTCGCTGCTTGTGCGAGGGTTCACAGCCACGTTGTCGTCGTAATACCCTCCAACTGCGAGTTGCACATGAAGTCGCTTGGTATCCGGCATTCGTGTCGCGGCGGCGGTCAGTGCTTCCTGGATGCGGACGGATGCACCGGTGATCGGGGAATTGGGCTGGACGCGTTGTGCGGAGATTAATTCCGCCTGTGCCTGGTCCGAAAGGCCGAGTATTCCCAGGGCCAGGCCTCGATAAAACATCACAAGTTGCTGAATGTCCGAATCGGATGATCGGTTGCTCGCCAGCGCAGCCACGGCACCGTCATAATCCTTCTTCCGATAACGAAGTACGCCCACAGCAAAGCCTAAGTCCTTCC includes these proteins:
- a CDS encoding tetratricopeptide repeat protein; this translates as MHSQWLPTIPPCHSHVQLRPLLAATFMVVVMLVWFPVCSLAQQADAEVLVAEGVLAFDAKQFDEARAFFARAISLNPGHGRAFYYLARCHLAQGRPDLAIAPLATLHQLRPNDLDATYQLGIAHFALRADEKAAPLLEEVFQRDPRRKDLGFAVGVLRYRKKDYDGAVAALASNRSSDSDIQQLVMFYRGLALGILGLSDQAQAELISAQRVQPNSPITGASVRIQEALTAAATRMPDTKRLHVQLAVGGYYDDNVAVNPRTSSDVVAEILRARTTQSPGFVTSARGDYSWYRNGPIESTVAYSYYQTVNTNSGVGAFDIQDHLGALSGVYRGTLGSIPYEIGGQYSYDYMLLGLKGFLSRHTLTFPAAFVPPAVTVPALGRMENLTTLLYRYQRKDFYAEPGNNDLRFAPESRDAFNSMLGVLQAFRFRQDQYILRLGYQHDVEAASGSSFAYSGDRIQAGVQIVLPWYDLNLRLDYEVHWRAYNHVQGIFLDNTGEVSARRDIEQDIFCQIAKPLPHNLNLALQYQGVLNGSNIPVYAYSKNVVTTLLTWSY